From the Callithrix jacchus isolate 240 chromosome 22, calJac240_pri, whole genome shotgun sequence genome, the window GCTGGGCGAgcggaggaagaggaggaggagagcaagAGGAAGGGGAAGCGGCTCATACCTGCTGCGCGCCGGGGCGCCTGCTGCTTCCTCCTCGGCATGATGCTTCTCCGGCGACTGccactgccgccgccgccgctgccgggctgaggacagggagggaggggcggCGGGCCCGCGGGGGGGCGAGGCGGGCCTGCTCTCAGCCTCCCCCCCGGAGAGCGGCCGCCCGCAGGATGCTACTGCGCCCAGGCTCTCCGCGTCCCCCCCGCGCCGCGCTCCGCCGCGAACCCCGAACGTgcggagggaagaaggagggcgGGCGAGGGAGGCTCGCGGAGGGAGGAGCgcaggggggaggaggaggcagagaaggaggaggtggaggaggaggaggaggaccgcGCTGCCGGCGGAATGGGAAGTTTGACAAATCGCTCCAGAGGCCGGAggaggagggggcggggaggAGCGGCGGCCctgccccccccccgccccgtcCCCTGACGAGGTGCGCGGGGTTCGGGGCTGGGGGccggagagagggggagagggtgggcagaggggtgggaggaggagagctGGAGCGGCCCGGGCGGGTCCTGCCCCGGCCCCCGCCCCCGGGCCTGGGGTCAAGGCATCCGGGGGGACGCGCAGCCGCCGCCGCGGCCCGGGGCTCGGCGGTCCAGTCTTCTGCCCGCGGCGCGGCTGGAGCGGCGGCGTCGGCAACAGGCAAGCTTAAAGGAAAAGGAGATGATCGTGTCAATCGCCCGCCCGCGGGGGCGCCGCGCCCCCGCCCCCGGGCCCGCCTGGGACCCCCGCCCAGCCCGCGAAAGGGGTGCCGCCCCTCCGCCTCCGCCCCTTGCGCACACGCAGGGGCGCGGCACCCGGCCCGCAGAGCCCGTCCCGGGGCGCTTGCTACCCCTCACCCCTATTCCCACCCCGCGTTCCCCACCGGCCGCCCCCAAGCTGCCCCGCCCGGCCCGCACTTCTCTCCACCCGCCGACTCCAGAGCCCCCAGAGCGGTCCCAGGCCCGGGCTGGCGCCCCCAGGGGATGCCAGGGCCCACGGGCGGGCGCCCTCCCGGGAGGAGGCGGACTGAGGCGGGTGGGGGCAGCCCTCAGACCCCGCGCCACCCAGCTCCTCCCCCAGGACCCGCCGCAGCCACTTCCCCCAATTTTTTTTCCCGGGACAAACTTTCCTGGGCCCGTCCCGGGGGTCGACGTGGGAGGGGGTTCCTTCAAGTTTCCTCTCTTGACTTTGGGATGGTCAGGGTCCCTCCACCGCGCCCCTTGCCCCCTGGGAGCAGGGCCGCGCCCCCCCAGCCGGGGCGCGGGCTGATCCTAGGGCGGGACGGGGGCGGGAGAAGGAAACCGGGCTCTCCTGCCCATCCCCCACCCGGGGCGCCCCCCAAGAGCTGAGGGGGGCCTCTGCGCAGCGTCCCGCGCCCGGCCTGCCGGCGTTGCTGGACTAGTGGGATTGATTATTGATTGGCGATTCGGGGTCGCTGAGGCTCCGGGAGGGCCCGGCCGGCGGGCCGCGGGGAGGAGGAGCTGGCGGGGCCGCATGGGCGGCGGGGCGACGCGGGCTCACTTACGGGCGGCGACCAGGGCGCGGGTGGGCCGGAGCTCAGGCAGGCGACCCCCGggtggtggcggcggcggcggcggcggagcgGGAGCCGGAGCTCGAGCGGCGCGGGCGGCGGCGCATCGATGCGCTGCGGGCTCGATTGCGTCTCCCTGGGCCCGCTCTCGGGCCGGGAATGGGGCGGCCGCGGCGGGGCCGGCTCCGGGCGCtgccgggcggcggcggcgggagcgCGGGGGCGCCCTCCGGGCCCACTGTCCCCGAGGCGGCCCTGCGCCCGGGCGCCCCGGCTGGGGCTCTGGCGCTCTCGCGGGCCCCAAGGCCACCAGTCCCGGCGGGGGCGGGCGCCCAGCGCTCCTGCACCGGCTGCCTGAGCGCTCCCGGAGCGGCAAACCCCAGActtcttcctgcttctctccttctttccctttttacccccttatctttttctttttttagtctttctccctctttttctgccctgtgttctttttattttttctctgcgACTGTTTGTGCAAGTTTGTTTTGAAAGTTCACagcatgctttcttttcttttagacgGGGAGACAGTGATCTCACCCACACGGTAAGATCAAAAGTCTCCGCTCACTCAGCCTGCGGGCTTGGGCTGGGCCCAGACGTCTCCCAGGATGCAGATGCGCCGCCGCTGGCCTCCCCGGCTATAAAGCCGCCTCCAGCGCCTTTCCGCGCGCAGGAGAGCTTGGAGTTGTGGGGTGCGGACCCCTGGCTGGGCGGGGAGTCCTAGGTGGGCTACGGCGGGGCTCCGGGACTGGCGGAGTGTGGCGGAATCGGGGCGGAGGCGCCGTGCGCGTGCGGTGCCCGCGGCCGCAGAGGCCAGAACCGCTACCACCCCAGGCCGGGGAGACGCGGCCGTGGAGCGTGAAACGCTTCTTGCAAGCGAGGAAACGGTGAGTTGGCAGACACAGCCGGCGGCCTCACCACTCCGGTGGCAGCGCTGAGCTCCCGTCGCCTAGAGGCGGGCTGCGCCGCACGGGGTCCGCTCCCGCAGGCTCCCCGCTCACCTTCCAAGCGCCCACCTAGGCGCGCCCGGTGCGGAGTATGCACAGCGCGAGGCGCCGCGCACGGAAGCCTGGAGTTCTCCCTGGTCGcgcttttctcctcttttccatCCCCTCGCTCTTCTCGCAAACCCCTGTTCCCTCCACCCCCTCCCTCTGCGGGCCGCGGCCTGAACTCGGATCTCCGCGTAGGGGTCCACCGCTGGGTCGCTGCCTGGCCCTCCCCGCCTCAGGCGCCGAGCGCCGTGCGATCCGCCCTAACATCTGTCAGTCCAACCATTGGCGCATCCATCAGTGTCAATGGGCTGCACAGTGCAGCGACAGCCCGTCACGAACAACACGGGCTATGCGGAGTGCACAACGCGACCACACTGCCAAGCCCAGACAGGCAAGAAAGGCCCCGGCCTCGCTTGGCACAGCCTGAATCCCTAATCCTTGTTCTTTTAGCCACAGGTACCCACCCCCACTTAATATCTGGACCCCAAAACATGAATCGTTTTGCAGGCCATTCTAGGGATGGAATTGATGGAAGAGGGGCAGTGTCGCTGGAGTCATTATTTTCCTCCAGGTTCTCTCTGCCCTtctgtgggctgggtgtggccaggagagaaggaagggaggcttCCCAAATCCTCGCCAAGCATACTGCAGATCCGGAAGCTACCTAGATGCGAGGGCTTAAACCCGCTTCACCTGGGCCTAGAATGTGTCCTCGAGGTCTCTGGGTAGGTCTTAGCCACGAGGTCTCGCGCTAAAACTTTTTGGCCCCGCCTGGCTGCTGCGTGACTTGGCCCGATGGAGAGGAGCTGGAGAGCGGAGGAAAACGATCCCAGTGAGAACTAAGGGCTCGATTTAGGGAAAAATAGTGTCTGGATGGCAGTAAGTGTGTAATTCACGTGTTCTTTACAGAGGGAGAAAGGGCAGGGCCGTACGTTGGAGAAGCCGGAGCTTTGCACTGAGTTCCCTGCGCCCATTCCCGGAGAGTGCCGCTCTCGGCTGTGGTTCTGTGTTCTACCTGATTTTGCCCCTTGACTTCAACTCCCCCATAGCCCCTCCCCAAGTGTCCAGAGGGTAAACATGCACATACCTCCCTGATCAATCCAGCCAGACCAAAGGGCCTTTCCTGTCCTCCTGCTAAGAACTTAATGGTAAGGGTGTACGGGGAACTTACTCTTGGGACCTCTGCAGGGCAGTTGTACCAGGCATTTTACCTGACTTTTTCTTATTGCAAAGATTTCTGTCTCGGTGCCTGGTGACCCCTCAGAGTCCACTACACAAGCGGGTGAAATCCCGCGCGGCTATTCTTTTCGACATTCCCGAGTAACAAGGGGAAAAGGAGCCGCTTCTAGGCGAACACTGAGATACGCTCGGTTGGGTTCCCGAGGAGGCCGTTTCCGGCCGCAGCGGCGCGGGCTGTAGCTCCCTCCTGCAGGGAGACACCGCGCTCTAGGGTGCGGGCTTCGCCGCCCACATCCAGTGGTCGAACTGTTTTCACGCTAGACTAGAGGGCGGAAAAGTCTGCGCCCGCGGAGAAGCTAGAATTCTGTAGAATGTACACTGTGTAGAAATCTTTTCACCCTACTCTTCAGAATATCTTTGGAAAACAACAGGCTCTGGCCCTGCGCAGGCTCCTGGTAACTTCCACCGGCCTGAGTCACTGAAAAGTAAACCCCTAGACCAGTGAGCTGCCACCACCTCTGGGAGGTGCCACGCTTCcgtgaacatttttttaaatccctaaaAATAGGGAAAATGGGCAGAAGGCGGTGGGACTCACCCAAACACCGAGTTGCAAATGTCCATAGAAGAAACTGGTACTCACATGGCAGCCAGGTGGCTGACCCAGCAGCTGGGTGGTAACCTTGTGATCCCCAAGCATCCCCCAGAGCCATGAAGGCAATGCTGACCCCTACGATTGCACCTCAGGCCCAGTGGAGTCCCATAGTGGTGCTGTGTAATCAGTGGCAAATCAGTAGAAAAGATCCCAGATGAAGCttcttcaggtcaggagttagaaatcTGCCTCTGACTTTTTGAACTCAAGTAAACTGGGGCACCTGTCCCTAGGCCTACCTGTGCCCCACCCCAGGATTATTCACGACCTTAGCTACCAGGAGCCCTGCCCGGATAagtttttaagagagagagagagagagagaaagaaaaaagtcacatgCAGGCATGGGCAGGAACAGGTGTGCGCTGTTGGGATGGACGCTTGGCTCGAATCACGCCATGCAGAGACAAATCTGTGCCAGGAAGGAGTAGCCAGGCCACCACCGGGAGGCAGCCGAGGTTGTGTTCAAGGTGGCGATTGAGGGTAGTAGGTGACAGTTTGACCCAAAGAAGGCCAAGTCCTGTCCTTATCTGGGATGGCCACTGAGGGAAAAGACTTCAGGGAAAGGAAGTGTCCTCACAGCTAGCATTACAAGATGAGGAGCTAGAGGGAGAGCTGGCTTTGGTCCCAGGCACCGGGGCCCAAAGCCAGAGGGAGGCTTGGGCCACCTGGAGAGACTGGGCAGGCTGAGTAGTACCCTCTGAGAGCCTGTAGCCACTTTCAAAGAGTGAGGGCATTTGCCCAGGGTGTAGGCTTTTAAGGAGCCCAGGGCTGGGCAGCATCAGGGGAGGGAGGCACCAGGTGGGTGCCCTCCTGCCTGCACTCACCTGGAACCCTGGCATGTGGGTTTTTCATCTTCCTCACACCTCCCCGCACCATATTCTGGGCTAGGCAGTGTTGAGGAGGTGCCCTGGGTTCAGGGAAGCTTGCCACCTGCACACCTCAACCAGGAATTGGGGCCCGGAACCTCAGTCCCTGCCCAAGCAAGAAGGATAGGGACCCTGGCCCTCCCTAGGCGGTAAATTGTTTGCTAAAAGTGCATTTACACAGCGGCgaagtttgtttctctttttccgGTAGCTTTGTTTTAACGAACCAGATGTTTTGTCTGTAAATTCTCCCAAGAACTTTTACAGTTTTGACGTGAAATAAACCTTCGAAAATCAGAAGACTATATTAATACCACTTCTGTGGGGCCTCCATAGAGCTGAGTCAGGCGTGCCTGGATGGGAGCTGGGGGTGGGCTTACAGTCTTTGGAGAAAAGTAGGGGACTTCTCTTGGCCCAAGGTCAAGAATTGGTTTGGGGGAAGTGAAGCGCCTCCCCCCCCTCCCAAAACAGGCGCACACTCACGCACTGTCACACCAGAGTACACACTCCCAGCCCTCCTCCAACCAGGCATGGcttgctactttttaaatttcttgtggCTTGGGGCACAGAGATGTGGCTTAACTTTGCACACTGTCCACTGCACACCGCTGCCGTTTTCCACCAGGCCTGCCGGACT encodes:
- the LOC144580756 gene encoding uncharacterized protein LOC144580756, with the protein product MLLRPGSPRPPRAALRREPRTCGGKKEGGRGRLAEGGAQGGGGGREGGGGGGGGGPRCRRNGKFDKSLQRPEEEGAGRSGGPAPPPPRPLTRCAGFGAGGRREGERVGRGVGGGELERPGRVLPRPPPPGLGSRHPGGRAAAAAARGSAVQSSARGAAGAAASATGKLKGKGDDRVNRPPAGAPRPRPRARLGPPPSPRKGCRPSASAPCAHAGARHPARRARPGALATPHPYSHPAFPTGRPQAAPPGPHFSPPADSRAPRAVPGPGWRPQGMPGPTGGRPPGRRRTEAGGGSPQTPRHPAPPPGPAAATSPNFFSRDKLSWARPGGRRGRGFLQVSSLDFGMVRVPPPRPLPPGSRAAPPQPGRGLILGRDGGGRRKPGSPAHPPPGAPPKS